Within the Candidatus Deferrimicrobiaceae bacterium genome, the region CTCCCGCGCCCAACTGGTGACGGACTCGCAGGTACCAAGGGTAAGCCGGCGTCGTTCGGCTGCGGCGCTTCCAAATCTACCCCATTTTCATCCCTCGCGGGTGATCCGCAGGGTCATGGCAACTGGTGAGAAATGCGGGCTAAGGGAAGCGGGAGGCAAACAGGGGGGCGAGGAGGCGAACCACCAGGTATCCCACTCCTCCGGCGAGGAGCAGCAGAAGATAGACGAAAGCGATGTCGGAAATCCGGGGGAACATGGGGTGCAGGGGAGGGAAAAGGGGCCGTTCCTTGCGGGAGAAAAACCTCCGGGGGGATCCTGCTTCCCGGGAAGGAGGGACGGGATCTTCGCCGGGAGGCGGGAGTATCCCTTCCTTCTGCCATACGACCGGTTCGTACAGGATGCTGTCCGCGGTCGGATCTTTCTCCACGGGCGCCTCCGGGGGAGGTGTCGACGAGGAATCCGGTTCCGCTTCCGGAAGGGGAGCCGAGGGCTCCGGGCGGATGTACCCGGAGATGTCGAAGCCGTCGGCGGGCGATCTCCGGGGACGAATTTCCCGGAAATGTTCGAGCGAGTAGACGTTGTCGGGGACGGCTTCCTCGATATCCGTCTCTTCCGCGAGCGCCGTTCCGGGCTGCGCCTTCCTCTCGCTCGGCGGTGGGCCGCGCCGGGCATGTTCCGGGGACGAGTGCTCCTGCCTGGCCGGGATTCCGGATATTTCGCCCGGGGGGGAAGGCTGGCGATGGGCGCGCGTCTCCCCTGCCGGAGCCGACGGGACCGCGGGGCCGGGGACCGTCGCCGTGTTCATGATCACGATGATCCCGCCGCACTTGCGGCAGCGGACCTCCGCCCCCTGGAACCCCCGCATCATCGATTCCCGCATGCGGTAGCGGGCCTGGCAAACGCTACATTCGATAACCATCAACTTCCCCCGCGGGTTCGGCGGAAAAGCCGGTGCGAAACGGCCGGTACAGCCGTGAAATACGGATGTTCCCGTATTCCGTCGGCTCGCGGCGCTGTCGTCTTCCCGTTACAGCAGGATGAGGAAGTGGGAAAAACAAAGATAACGTTTTGGCGGGAGGTTGGCAAGGGAGGAAACGCGTTTCTCGGGGTGCGCGGGAACCATGCGGAAACGGAAAGGATGCAGGACGGCCGGAA harbors:
- a CDS encoding MJ0042-type zinc finger domain-containing protein yields the protein MVIECSVCQARYRMRESMMRGFQGAEVRCRKCGGIIVIMNTATVPGPAVPSAPAGETRAHRQPSPPGEISGIPARQEHSSPEHARRGPPPSERKAQPGTALAEETDIEEAVPDNVYSLEHFREIRPRRSPADGFDISGYIRPEPSAPLPEAEPDSSSTPPPEAPVEKDPTADSILYEPVVWQKEGILPPPGEDPVPPSREAGSPRRFFSRKERPLFPPLHPMFPRISDIAFVYLLLLLAGGVGYLVVRLLAPLFASRFP